The following coding sequences are from one Paraburkholderia caballeronis window:
- a CDS encoding sensor histidine kinase, producing the protein MATTSPSRSERIAHLCSVVALFMRDHVLSRVSHDLRSPLNAIHSWAYVLERKIDSADPAAQRAIDGIRTGVEQQVQLLETIVDTTRNETRQLPVAREPFPADAMINDAIDDARIALADARGVTIDARGMPCGGTIDGDIERCGQALWLMLVFAAEASARHATIVLDVAEEASQIRLAVGFTATMQALTDAAVPHRLEAFARTQACQPQETGRAAWVLALCQRVAEAHGGRFEAEPLKDGAPATLTLRLPIRPA; encoded by the coding sequence ATGGCGACGACTTCTCCGTCCCGCTCCGAACGCATCGCGCATCTCTGCTCGGTGGTCGCGCTGTTCATGCGCGACCACGTGCTGTCGCGGGTCTCGCACGATCTGCGCAGCCCGCTGAACGCGATCCATAGCTGGGCGTACGTGCTGGAGCGCAAGATCGACAGCGCGGACCCGGCCGCGCAGCGCGCGATCGACGGGATTCGCACCGGCGTCGAGCAGCAGGTGCAACTGCTCGAAACGATCGTCGACACGACGCGCAACGAGACGCGCCAGTTGCCGGTGGCGCGCGAGCCGTTCCCCGCCGACGCGATGATCAACGACGCCATTGACGACGCGCGCATCGCGCTCGCCGACGCGCGCGGCGTGACGATCGACGCGCGCGGGATGCCGTGCGGCGGCACGATCGACGGCGACATCGAGCGCTGCGGGCAGGCGCTGTGGCTGATGCTCGTGTTCGCGGCCGAGGCCAGCGCGCGCCACGCGACGATCGTGCTCGACGTCGCGGAGGAAGCGAGCCAGATAAGGCTCGCGGTTGGTTTTACAGCGACCATGCAGGCGCTGACGGACGCCGCCGTCCCGCACCGGCTCGAAGCGTTCGCGCGCACGCAGGCGTGCCAGCCGCAGGAGACCGGCCGCGCCGCGTGGGTGCTCGCGCTGTGCCAGCGCGTCGCCGAAGCGCATGGCGGCCGCTTCGAAGCCGAGCCGCTGAAAGACGGCGCGCCGGCGACGCTCACGCTGCGGCTGCCGATTCGGCCGGCATAG
- a CDS encoding FKBP-type peptidyl-prolyl cis-trans isomerase — MSIVTTASGLKYEDLTEGSGDEARAGQTVSVHYTGWLTDGQKFDSSKDRNDPFDFVLGGGMVIKGWDEGVQGMKVGGVRRLTIPPQLGYGARGAGGVIPPNATLVFEVELLDV, encoded by the coding sequence ATGTCTATCGTGACCACCGCATCCGGCCTCAAGTACGAGGATCTGACCGAAGGCAGCGGCGACGAAGCACGCGCGGGACAAACCGTCAGCGTCCACTACACCGGCTGGCTGACGGACGGCCAGAAATTCGATTCGAGCAAGGACCGCAACGACCCGTTCGACTTCGTGCTCGGCGGCGGCATGGTCATCAAGGGCTGGGACGAGGGCGTGCAGGGGATGAAGGTCGGCGGCGTGCGCCGTCTGACGATCCCGCCGCAACTCGGTTACGGCGCGCGCGGCGCAGGCGGCGTGATTCCGCCGAATGCGACGCTCGTGTTCGAAGTCGAACTGCTCGACGTCTGA
- a CDS encoding AraC family transcriptional regulator — translation MNPHHHGPVTAPGVELRRYGADEATDLHDFHQVVLGLDGAMQMAVDGVGACIDFRSAWLVPAGARHDYAGIGENRQLVLDLPAASLAVPARLFDEARAVRIDPSFTELVRQIARRAAVAAKPHGDDGMGARRFHWDASARLCAAMLSQTGIEPGDAARAAMGLDFARIDRWLRAHLAEPLRIADLAAHCGFGMRRFHELFIEAFGETPHRYLQRLRLDTAITLLADPRHTLTDVALEVGFGDQSAFTHAFTRRFGVAPGQWRALPAH, via the coding sequence ATGAACCCGCACCACCACGGCCCCGTCACCGCGCCCGGCGTCGAGCTGCGCCGCTACGGCGCGGACGAGGCCACCGACCTGCACGACTTCCACCAGGTCGTGCTCGGCCTCGACGGCGCGATGCAGATGGCCGTCGACGGTGTCGGCGCATGCATCGACTTCCGGTCGGCGTGGCTGGTGCCGGCGGGCGCGCGGCACGACTACGCGGGCATCGGCGAGAACCGGCAACTGGTGCTCGACCTGCCGGCCGCGTCGCTCGCGGTGCCGGCGCGGCTGTTCGACGAGGCGCGCGCGGTGCGGATCGATCCGTCGTTCACCGAACTGGTCCGGCAGATCGCGCGGCGCGCGGCCGTCGCCGCGAAGCCTCACGGCGACGACGGCATGGGCGCGCGCCGGTTCCACTGGGACGCGTCCGCGCGGCTGTGCGCGGCGATGCTGTCGCAGACCGGCATCGAGCCGGGCGATGCGGCCCGCGCGGCGATGGGCCTCGACTTCGCGCGGATCGACCGCTGGCTGCGCGCGCATCTCGCGGAGCCGCTGCGGATCGCGGATCTCGCCGCGCATTGCGGCTTCGGGATGCGGCGCTTCCACGAGCTGTTCATCGAGGCGTTCGGCGAAACGCCGCATCGTTATCTGCAACGGCTGCGGCTCGACACCGCGATCACGCTGCTCGCGGACCCGCGCCATACGCTGACGGACGTCGCGCTCGAAGTCGGCTTCGGCGACCAGAGCGCGTTCACACATGCGTTCACGCGGCGCTTCGGCGTCGCGCCGGGGCAATGGCGCGCGCTGCCCGCGCATTGA
- a CDS encoding O-succinylhomoserine sulfhydrylase yields the protein MDDTFNFDTLAVRSGSLRSNFNEHSEALFLTSSFCFANAAEAAERFKNSEDSYTYSRFTNPTVTMFQDRLAALEGGEACMATASGMAAIMSVVMSALQAGDHIVSSQSLFGSTLGMFSQIFSKFGIATTFVDPTDLDAWKNAVRPETKMFFLETPSNPLTEVADIEAIGKIAKAANALFVVDNCFCSPALQQPLKLGADVVMHSATKFLDGQGRVLGGALVGSRKFIMEKVFPFVRSAGPTLSAFNAWVLLKGMETLSLRVEKQSSNALEVASWLETHPAVKRVFYPGLASHPQHALAMRQQKAGGAIVSFELKGDTPEAQRENAWRVIDSTKICSITGNLGDTRTTITHPATTTHGRITPEARAAAGITEGLIRLAVGLENAQDIRTDLARGLDAAA from the coding sequence ATGGACGATACCTTCAATTTCGACACCCTTGCCGTGCGCTCGGGGTCGCTGCGCAGCAACTTCAACGAGCATTCGGAGGCGCTGTTCCTCACGTCGAGCTTCTGCTTCGCGAACGCGGCCGAAGCCGCGGAACGCTTCAAGAATTCCGAGGACTCATACACGTACTCGCGTTTCACGAACCCGACCGTCACGATGTTCCAGGACCGGCTCGCGGCGCTGGAAGGCGGCGAGGCGTGCATGGCGACCGCCTCGGGGATGGCCGCGATCATGTCGGTCGTGATGTCGGCCTTGCAGGCCGGCGACCACATCGTCAGTTCGCAGAGCCTGTTCGGCTCGACGCTCGGCATGTTCTCGCAGATCTTCAGCAAGTTCGGCATCGCGACGACGTTCGTCGATCCGACCGACCTCGACGCATGGAAAAACGCGGTGCGGCCCGAGACGAAGATGTTCTTCCTCGAAACGCCGTCGAACCCGCTGACCGAGGTCGCGGACATCGAGGCGATCGGCAAGATAGCGAAGGCCGCGAACGCGCTGTTCGTCGTCGACAACTGTTTCTGCAGCCCGGCGTTGCAGCAGCCGCTGAAGCTCGGCGCGGACGTCGTGATGCACTCGGCGACCAAGTTTCTCGACGGCCAGGGCCGCGTGCTCGGCGGCGCGCTGGTGGGCTCGCGCAAATTCATCATGGAAAAGGTGTTCCCGTTCGTGCGCAGCGCGGGGCCGACGCTGTCCGCGTTCAACGCGTGGGTGCTGCTGAAGGGGATGGAGACGCTGTCGCTGCGCGTCGAGAAGCAGTCGTCGAACGCGCTCGAAGTCGCGAGCTGGCTCGAAACGCATCCGGCCGTGAAGCGGGTGTTTTATCCGGGGCTGGCGTCGCATCCGCAGCACGCGCTCGCGATGCGTCAGCAGAAGGCGGGCGGCGCGATCGTGTCGTTCGAGCTGAAGGGCGACACGCCGGAAGCGCAGCGCGAGAACGCATGGCGCGTGATCGACAGCACGAAGATCTGCTCGATCACCGGCAACCTCGGCGACACGCGCACGACGATCACCCATCCGGCGACGACGACGCACGGCCGCATCACGCCGGAAGCGCGCGCGGCGGCGGGCATCACCGAAGGGCTGATCCGCCTCGCGGTCGGGTTGGAGAACGCGCAGGACATCCGCACCGATCTCGCGCGCGGGCTCGACGCGGCGGCTTGA
- the purF gene encoding amidophosphoribosyltransferase, which produces MCGIVGVVSRSPVNQLIYDSLLLLQHRGQDAAGIATADGSTFHMHKANGMVRDVFRTRNMRSLPGTSGIGQVRYPTAGSASSEEEAQPFYVNAPFGIILAHNGNLTNWPQLKEEMFRVDRRHINTNSDTEVLLNVLAHEVQLASSGLQLDPAALFKAVSGVHRRVRGSYAIVSLIAGYGLLAFRDPFGIRPLCIGKLETPEGTEWMVASESVALEGIGFEFVRDVEPGEAVFVDFEGNLHAQQCAEKPSLNPCIFELVYLARPDSVLDGVPVYNARLRMGDYLAEKIRRVLPDVKIDVVMPIPDSSRPAAMQVAAKLGVEYREGFFKNRYVGRTFIMPGQAMRKKSVRQKLNAMGIEFKGKNVLIIDDSIVRGTTSQEIVQMARDAGASKVIFASAAPPVKYPNVYGIDMPTRGELVAHGRTDEEVARIIGADHLVYQDVRDLKQAIRDINPALKGFEASCFDGDYITGDVTTAYLDRVETARLAPSAQSDRDAASDAMDGGARSQLHLQLSVE; this is translated from the coding sequence ATGTGCGGCATCGTAGGCGTAGTTTCCCGCTCTCCCGTCAACCAGCTCATCTATGACAGCCTGCTGCTGCTGCAGCATCGCGGTCAGGACGCGGCCGGCATCGCCACCGCGGACGGCAGCACTTTCCACATGCACAAGGCGAACGGCATGGTGCGCGACGTGTTCCGCACGCGCAACATGCGCAGCTTGCCCGGCACCAGCGGCATCGGCCAGGTGCGCTACCCGACGGCCGGTTCCGCGTCGAGCGAAGAGGAGGCCCAGCCGTTCTACGTGAACGCGCCGTTCGGCATCATCCTCGCGCACAACGGCAACCTGACCAACTGGCCGCAGCTGAAGGAAGAGATGTTCCGCGTCGATCGCCGGCACATCAACACCAACTCCGACACCGAAGTGCTGCTCAACGTGCTTGCGCACGAAGTGCAGCTTGCGAGTTCCGGCCTGCAACTGGATCCGGCGGCGCTCTTCAAGGCGGTGTCCGGCGTGCATCGCCGCGTGCGCGGCTCGTATGCGATCGTGTCGCTGATCGCCGGTTACGGGCTGCTTGCGTTCCGCGATCCGTTCGGCATCCGTCCGCTGTGCATCGGCAAGCTCGAAACGCCGGAAGGCACCGAATGGATGGTCGCGTCGGAGTCGGTCGCGCTCGAAGGCATCGGCTTCGAGTTCGTCCGCGACGTCGAGCCGGGCGAGGCGGTATTCGTCGACTTCGAAGGCAACCTCCACGCGCAGCAATGCGCGGAGAAACCGAGCCTCAACCCGTGCATCTTCGAACTCGTGTACCTTGCGCGTCCGGACTCGGTGCTCGACGGCGTGCCGGTCTACAACGCGCGCCTGCGGATGGGCGACTATCTCGCGGAGAAGATCCGCCGCGTGCTGCCGGACGTGAAGATCGACGTCGTGATGCCGATTCCCGATTCGTCGCGCCCGGCCGCGATGCAGGTCGCCGCGAAACTCGGCGTCGAGTATCGCGAAGGCTTCTTCAAGAACCGCTACGTCGGCCGCACGTTCATCATGCCGGGCCAGGCCATGCGCAAGAAGTCGGTGCGCCAGAAGCTGAACGCGATGGGCATCGAGTTCAAGGGCAAGAACGTGCTCATCATCGACGATTCGATCGTGCGCGGCACCACCTCGCAGGAAATCGTGCAGATGGCGCGCGACGCGGGCGCGAGCAAGGTGATCTTCGCGTCGGCCGCGCCGCCGGTGAAGTATCCGAACGTGTACGGCATCGACATGCCGACGCGCGGCGAGCTGGTCGCGCACGGCCGCACCGACGAGGAAGTGGCGCGCATCATCGGCGCGGATCACCTCGTGTATCAGGACGTCCGCGACCTGAAGCAGGCGATTCGCGACATCAACCCGGCGCTGAAGGGCTTCGAGGCGTCGTGCTTCGACGGCGACTACATCACCGGCGACGTGACGACCGCGTATCTCGACCGTGTCGAAACCGCGCGGCTCGCGCCGTCCGCGCAGTCGGACCGCGACGCGGCCAGCGACGCGATGGACGGCGGCGCGCGTTCGCAACTGCACCTGCAACTGTCGGTCGAGTAA
- a CDS encoding CvpA family protein, producing MFTAFDYAVLAVIGLSALRGAWRGFVGEIFGLIGWIAAFIVACRFVDHVVPWIPANWPGGGLTQWLLAFALIVIGVVLVASVANALLTRLVTASGLSGVDRSLGMMFGLVRGVVLVLVLVVLGGLTELPQQNFWRDALLRPYAEQGVRELKPLLPDPLAAYVHV from the coding sequence ATGTTCACCGCATTCGACTACGCTGTATTGGCGGTGATCGGCCTGTCGGCGCTGCGCGGAGCATGGCGCGGGTTCGTCGGCGAGATATTCGGGCTGATCGGCTGGATCGCCGCGTTCATCGTCGCGTGCCGTTTCGTCGATCACGTGGTGCCGTGGATTCCGGCGAACTGGCCGGGCGGCGGGCTGACCCAGTGGCTGCTCGCGTTCGCGCTGATCGTGATCGGCGTGGTGCTGGTGGCGAGCGTCGCGAACGCGCTGTTGACCCGGCTCGTGACGGCGAGCGGACTGTCCGGCGTGGACCGGTCGCTCGGCATGATGTTCGGCCTCGTGCGAGGTGTCGTGCTGGTGCTGGTTCTGGTCGTCCTCGGCGGCTTGACCGAACTGCCCCAGCAGAATTTCTGGCGCGATGCGCTGCTGCGGCCGTATGCCGAGCAGGGCGTGCGCGAACTGAAGCCGCTGCTGCCCGACCCGCTGGCCGCATACGTGCACGTATGA
- a CDS encoding SPOR domain-containing protein produces the protein MGIFSFGKKDEAPARRGSNAGASRRSNQGARVERRSRRPDRSSDAEAMLLDPTLPEKQRARRRLVGAIALVIAAVIVLPMILDSHPKPVTDDIAIDIPSRPAPKAPADDDAEDTQAGVAPDNPPAAEAALGASGLSTAGNAPAPAAAQKSAPSSTQTAQATPPAAPAKQSAPAKPPAQTRADNTPPAAKPAQRAPAATTAQRQAAPSDTDVEPNSSSSDDAGTPSAPPGARYALQLGSFPDDASARSWATKLKAAGVPVYTEHRKQPDGTTRTLLRAGPFADRAAASAAIAKVRAAGLGSGSNGGGAE, from the coding sequence ATGGGAATTTTTTCGTTCGGCAAGAAAGACGAAGCGCCCGCGCGGCGTGGCTCCAACGCTGGCGCGAGCCGCCGGAGCAACCAGGGCGCGCGCGTCGAGCGGCGCAGCCGCCGTCCGGACCGGTCGAGCGATGCCGAGGCGATGCTGCTCGACCCGACGCTGCCGGAAAAGCAGCGCGCGCGTCGCCGCCTCGTCGGCGCGATCGCGCTGGTGATCGCGGCGGTCATCGTGCTGCCGATGATCCTCGATTCGCATCCGAAACCCGTCACCGACGACATCGCGATCGACATTCCGAGCCGCCCCGCGCCGAAGGCGCCGGCCGACGACGATGCCGAGGACACCCAGGCGGGCGTCGCGCCGGACAATCCGCCGGCGGCCGAAGCCGCGCTCGGCGCGTCGGGCCTCTCGACGGCCGGCAATGCGCCGGCACCCGCCGCCGCGCAGAAATCCGCCCCGTCATCGACGCAAACCGCGCAGGCCACGCCGCCTGCCGCACCCGCAAAACAATCCGCACCCGCCAAACCGCCAGCCCAGACGCGCGCGGACAACACGCCGCCCGCCGCCAAGCCGGCACAGCGCGCGCCGGCCGCGACGACCGCGCAGCGCCAGGCCGCGCCGTCCGATACCGACGTCGAGCCGAATTCGTCGTCATCCGACGACGCGGGCACGCCGTCTGCGCCGCCGGGTGCGCGTTACGCGCTGCAACTCGGCTCGTTCCCGGACGACGCGAGCGCGCGCAGCTGGGCGACGAAGTTGAAAGCGGCAGGCGTACCCGTATATACCGAGCACCGCAAACAGCCGGACGGCACGACGCGCACGCTGTTGCGCGCAGGGCCGTTCGCGGACCGCGCGGCGGCGTCGGCGGCGATCGCGAAGGTGCGGGCGGCCGGCCTCGGGTCGGGTTCGAACGGCGGCGGCGCGGAATAA
- the folC gene encoding bifunctional tetrahydrofolate synthase/dihydrofolate synthase, protein MSTFPSLDAWLTHLESAHPVGIDMGLHRIRQVKDALQLRFDCPIFTVGGTNGKGSTCAILEAILLKAGYRVGCHTSPHLLSFNERARIDGEQASDDDLLPHFEAVEAARLSLAQPVSLTYFEFTTLAIMHLFASRGLDAAIFEVGLGGRLDAVNVLDTDCAIITSIDIDHTEYLGDTREKIALEKAGVFRAGKPAICADPMAPHTLIDYADEVDADLWLFGRDFRYEGQAGSERQQWSYVGRTMRRSALAYPALRGANQLINTSAALAGLEAMRDRLPVSAQDIRLGLANVELPGRFQVLPGKPSVVLDVGHNPHAAAVLGQNLGSMGYFPYTYAVFGSMRDKDIAGVIGQLKGEIDHWCVTTLPGPRGASAEQLEAALRDAGVADGPDSSVTRYEAPALAFQHALKHATENDRIVVFGSFLTVAGVMAWRKSQQH, encoded by the coding sequence ATGAGTACCTTTCCCAGCCTCGACGCGTGGCTCACGCATCTCGAATCCGCGCATCCGGTCGGCATCGACATGGGGCTCCACCGGATCCGCCAGGTGAAGGACGCGCTGCAGCTGCGCTTCGACTGCCCGATCTTCACGGTCGGCGGCACGAACGGGAAGGGCTCGACCTGCGCGATCCTCGAAGCGATCCTGCTGAAAGCCGGCTACCGGGTCGGCTGCCATACGTCGCCGCATCTGCTGTCGTTCAACGAGCGCGCGCGAATCGACGGCGAGCAGGCGTCCGACGACGATCTGCTGCCGCATTTCGAGGCGGTCGAGGCCGCGCGGCTGTCGCTCGCGCAGCCGGTGTCGCTCACGTACTTCGAATTCACGACGCTCGCGATCATGCATCTGTTCGCGTCGCGCGGACTCGATGCGGCGATCTTCGAAGTGGGCCTCGGCGGCCGGCTCGACGCGGTGAACGTGCTCGACACCGACTGCGCGATCATCACGAGCATCGACATCGACCACACCGAATATCTCGGCGACACGCGCGAGAAGATCGCGCTGGAGAAGGCCGGCGTTTTCCGCGCGGGCAAGCCGGCGATCTGCGCCGATCCGATGGCGCCGCACACGCTGATCGACTACGCGGACGAGGTCGACGCCGATCTGTGGCTGTTCGGCCGCGATTTCCGCTACGAAGGGCAGGCGGGCAGCGAGCGCCAGCAGTGGAGCTACGTCGGCCGCACGATGCGGCGCTCGGCGCTCGCGTACCCGGCGCTGCGCGGCGCGAACCAGTTGATCAACACGTCGGCCGCGCTCGCGGGCCTCGAAGCGATGCGCGACCGGCTGCCGGTGTCCGCGCAGGACATCCGCCTCGGCCTCGCGAACGTCGAGCTGCCGGGACGCTTCCAGGTGCTGCCGGGCAAGCCGTCGGTCGTGCTCGACGTCGGCCACAATCCGCATGCGGCGGCGGTGCTCGGGCAGAATCTCGGCAGCATGGGCTATTTTCCGTACACCTACGCGGTGTTCGGCTCGATGCGGGACAAGGACATCGCGGGCGTGATCGGCCAGTTGAAGGGCGAGATCGATCACTGGTGCGTGACGACGCTGCCGGGACCGCGCGGCGCGAGCGCAGAGCAGCTTGAGGCGGCGCTGCGCGACGCGGGCGTGGCGGACGGGCCGGACAGCAGCGTTACGCGCTACGAAGCGCCTGCGCTCGCGTTCCAACATGCGCTAAAACACGCAACCGAAAATGATAGAATCGTGGTTTTCGGCAGTTTCCTTACGGTCGCGGGCGTGATGGCCTGGCGTAAATCGCAGCAGCACTGA
- the accD gene encoding acetyl-CoA carboxylase, carboxyltransferase subunit beta, with the protein MSWLDKLLPPKIKQTDPKSRKGIPEGLWIKCPNCEAVLYRNDVEANQHVCPKCDHHMRIGSRERLDALLDPEGRYEIGQEIIPVDALKFKDSRKYPERLKEAMEETGETDAMVVMGGAIHTLPVVVACFEFSFMGGSMGSVVGERFVRGVQNAIEQQVPFICFTASGGARMQESLLSLMQMAKTTAMLTKLAEAKLPFISVLTDPTMGGVSASFAFLGDVVIAEPKALIGFAGPRVIEQTVREKLPEGFQRAEFLMQKGAIDMIVDRRKLREEIAQLIALLSRQPADAVA; encoded by the coding sequence ATGAGCTGGCTCGACAAACTGCTGCCGCCAAAAATCAAGCAAACCGATCCGAAGAGCCGCAAGGGCATTCCGGAAGGGCTGTGGATCAAGTGCCCGAACTGCGAGGCGGTGTTGTATCGCAACGACGTCGAGGCGAACCAGCACGTCTGCCCGAAATGCGACCACCACATGCGGATCGGCTCGCGCGAGCGGCTCGACGCGCTGCTCGACCCGGAAGGCCGCTATGAGATCGGCCAGGAAATCATCCCGGTCGACGCGCTGAAGTTCAAGGACAGCCGCAAGTACCCGGAGCGCCTGAAAGAGGCGATGGAAGAGACCGGCGAAACCGACGCGATGGTCGTGATGGGCGGCGCGATCCATACGCTGCCGGTCGTGGTCGCGTGTTTCGAGTTCTCGTTCATGGGCGGCTCGATGGGTTCGGTGGTCGGCGAGCGTTTCGTGCGCGGCGTGCAGAACGCGATCGAGCAGCAGGTGCCGTTCATCTGCTTCACCGCATCGGGCGGCGCGCGGATGCAGGAGAGCCTGCTGTCGCTGATGCAGATGGCCAAGACCACCGCGATGCTGACGAAGCTCGCCGAAGCGAAGCTGCCGTTCATCTCGGTGCTGACCGATCCGACGATGGGTGGCGTGTCCGCGAGTTTCGCGTTCCTCGGCGACGTCGTGATCGCCGAACCGAAGGCGCTGATCGGCTTCGCCGGCCCGCGCGTGATCGAGCAGACGGTGCGCGAGAAGCTGCCGGAAGGTTTCCAGCGCGCGGAATTCCTGATGCAGAAGGGCGCGATCGACATGATCGTCGACCGCCGCAAGCTGCGCGAGGAGATCGCGCAACTGATCGCGCTGCTGTCGCGCCAGCCCGCCGACGCGGTGGCCTGA
- the trpA gene encoding tryptophan synthase subunit alpha: MSRIKNTFDALAAQRRKGLIPFITAGDPDPARTVEFMHALAAGGADVIELGVPFSDPMADGPVIQQSSERALAKGVSLRHVLADVKRFRATDDRTPVVLMGYANPIERMGADAFAAAAKDAGVDGVLIVDYPPEESVGFAAKMREAGIDPIFLLAPTSTDGRIAEVGRAASGYVYYVSLKGVTGAGNLDVSSIAGKIPAIKAHVPLPVGVGFGIRDAQTAAAVAEVADAVVIGSRIVQLLQQTAPDAAVATLTQFIADIRRAIDGVAAGTR; this comes from the coding sequence ATGTCCCGTATCAAGAACACGTTCGACGCGCTGGCTGCCCAGCGCAGGAAAGGCCTGATCCCGTTCATCACCGCCGGCGACCCCGATCCGGCGCGCACCGTCGAATTCATGCACGCGCTCGCCGCCGGCGGCGCGGACGTGATCGAACTCGGCGTGCCGTTCTCCGACCCGATGGCCGACGGCCCGGTGATCCAGCAGTCGTCCGAGCGCGCGCTCGCGAAGGGCGTGTCGCTGCGGCACGTGCTCGCGGACGTGAAGCGTTTCCGCGCAACGGACGACCGCACGCCGGTCGTGCTGATGGGTTACGCGAACCCGATCGAGCGGATGGGCGCCGACGCGTTCGCGGCGGCCGCGAAGGACGCCGGCGTCGACGGCGTGCTGATCGTCGATTACCCGCCCGAGGAATCGGTGGGTTTCGCCGCGAAGATGCGCGAGGCCGGCATTGATCCGATCTTCCTGCTCGCGCCGACCTCCACCGACGGGCGGATCGCGGAAGTCGGCCGCGCGGCGAGCGGCTATGTGTACTACGTGTCGCTGAAGGGCGTGACCGGCGCCGGAAATCTGGACGTTTCCAGCATCGCGGGTAAAATCCCGGCCATCAAGGCGCACGTGCCGCTGCCGGTCGGGGTCGGATTCGGCATCCGCGACGCGCAGACGGCCGCCGCGGTCGCCGAAGTGGCCGATGCGGTCGTGATCGGCAGCCGGATCGTGCAGTTGCTGCAACAGACCGCGCCGGACGCGGCGGTCGCGACGCTCACGCAGTTCATCGCGGACATTCGACGCGCGATCGACGGCGTAGCGGCCGGTACGCGGTAA
- a CDS encoding DNA-methyltransferase yields MRDEFDEPQPPAPCGAPADADAGAGAVAAAAVQPPSAPAPLLATVPDGIRLLNRDFLTDAANLPDASIDLIVADPPYGLGKDYGNDSDMRSGEDFLAWTRAWLELAIPKLKPSGSLYVFCTWQYAPEIFVFLKSRLTMINEIVWDRRVPSMGGTTRRFTSVHDNIGFFAVSKNYYFDLDPVRIPYDAVTKKARSRKIFEGSRWLELGYNPKDVWSVSRLHRQHAERVDHPTQKPLEIVERMVLASCPPGGRVLDPFMGSGTTAVACARQQREFVGYEINESYCAIARERVSAAGSSAVPASAAGPVAAGA; encoded by the coding sequence ATGCGCGACGAGTTCGACGAGCCGCAACCCCCGGCGCCGTGCGGCGCGCCGGCGGACGCCGACGCGGGTGCGGGTGCCGTGGCGGCTGCCGCCGTGCAGCCGCCGTCCGCGCCAGCGCCGCTGCTCGCGACGGTGCCGGACGGCATCCGCCTCCTGAACCGCGATTTCCTGACCGATGCGGCGAACCTGCCGGACGCGTCAATCGACCTGATCGTCGCGGACCCGCCGTACGGCCTCGGCAAGGACTACGGCAACGATTCGGACATGCGCTCCGGCGAGGACTTCCTTGCGTGGACCCGCGCCTGGCTGGAGCTGGCGATCCCGAAGCTCAAGCCGTCCGGCTCGCTGTACGTGTTCTGCACGTGGCAGTACGCGCCCGAGATCTTCGTGTTCCTGAAGTCGAGGCTCACGATGATCAACGAGATCGTCTGGGACCGGCGCGTGCCGAGCATGGGCGGCACGACGCGCCGGTTCACGTCGGTTCACGACAACATCGGCTTTTTCGCGGTGTCGAAGAATTATTATTTCGACCTCGATCCCGTCCGCATCCCGTACGATGCCGTCACGAAGAAAGCGCGTTCGCGAAAAATATTCGAAGGCAGCAGGTGGCTGGAACTCGGCTACAACCCGAAGGACGTCTGGTCCGTGTCGCGCCTGCACCGGCAGCATGCGGAGCGGGTCGATCACCCGACCCAGAAGCCTTTGGAGATCGTCGAGCGGATGGTGCTCGCGAGCTGCCCGCCGGGCGGCCGCGTGCTGGACCCGTTCATGGGCAGCGGCACCACCGCGGTCGCCTGCGCGCGTCAGCAGCGCGAATTCGTCGGCTATGAAATCAACGAAAGCTATTGCGCGATCGCGCGCGAGCGCGTGAGCGCGGCGGGGTCGTCCGCCGTGCCCGCGTCCGCCGCGGGGCCGGTCGCGGCTGGCGCTTGA